A stretch of the Dioscorea cayenensis subsp. rotundata cultivar TDr96_F1 chromosome 4, TDr96_F1_v2_PseudoChromosome.rev07_lg8_w22 25.fasta, whole genome shotgun sequence genome encodes the following:
- the LOC120258692 gene encoding uncharacterized protein LOC120258692, whose protein sequence is MSRKMKDPGSFTIPCNISELVNGKAIVDLGVSINIMPFTMFRKLGLSDLKPTRMILQLADRLISHPRGIIKDILVKVDKFIFLVDVVILHIDEDVDVPLILGLPFLATSQVLFDISNGRMVLGVGDEKVVFALSDAMKHSLAFDDTCYFMDMTESIFDDFVKDMLHKEPLKELFDDPQDKETPLLLTTHKVEE, encoded by the coding sequence ATGTCGAGGAAAATGAAAGATCCAGGTAGTTTTACTATTCCTTGTAACATTAGTGAATTGGTGAATGGGAAAGCCATAGTGGACCTAGGAGTTAGCATTAACATCATGCCATTTACCATGTTTAGAAAACTAGGACTTAGTGATCTCAAGCCTACTAGGATGATACTACAATTAGCGGATAGGTTAATTAGTCATCCTAGGGGTATCATAAAGGACATCTTGGTAAAAGTTGACAAATTTATCTTTCTGGTAGATGTTGTTATTTTACAcattgatgaggatgttgatgtgccACTCATCTTAGGTCTGCCATTTCTAGCCACTTCCCAAGTCCTTTTTGATATTAGCAATGGTAGAATGGTTCTTGGAGTTGGGGATGAGAAAGTTGTTTTTGCTTTATCTgatgccatgaaacattctcTTGCTTTTGATGACACTTGCTATTTTATGGATATGACTGaatctatttttgatgattttgtgaaGGACATGCTACATAAGGAGCCTTTAAAGGAGTTATTTGATGACCCTCAAGACAAGGAGACACCCCTTTTGCTTACAACACATAAAGTTGAGGAATGA